CAAGCTGCGCGCCCGCAAACATCAAGGAGTGCGCAACATTGTTGCCGTCGCCAACGTAGGCGACCTTCAGTCCGGAGATCTTGCCCTTCACCTCCAGAATGGTCAGGTAATCGGCCATCGCCTGGCAGGGATGGCTGTAATCCGTGAGTGCGTTGAAAATCGGCACACTCGCGTACTCCGCCATTCGCTCGACGATGTTGTGCGCGAAGGTTCGAATCATGATGCCCTGCACCATGCGTTCCAAATTTTTCGCCACGTCATAAACCGACTCGCGCTTGCCCAGGTTGATTTCGGCAGGCGACAGGTAGATAGAGAATCCGCCGAGTTGCTGAATGCCAACGTCAAACGTGACGCGGGTACGCAGCGAAGGCTTCTCGAAAATCATCGCCAGCGTTTTGCCTTTTAGTGCCGAAGTATAGGCCGCTGGGTTGGCCTTAATACGGGACGCCACGTCGAGGAAATGCTGTATCTCCTGCGGCGTGAAGTCCCTTATCGAAAGGAAATCCGTCGATGTCATTTCGATGCCGCCTCTACCGGCGACGGCTTGTTCTTCTTCGTGAACTCGGCAAGGATCTCTGTGATGTCGGGATGAGTCAGCTCTTCCGCCTCATAACGAACACGCAGGCTCGGCTTCTCGATTTTGATCGTGCGAGCGAGATCGATCGGTGTGGCGACGAGAACCAGGTCGCAAGGTACGCGCTTGATGGTCTCTTCCAGTTCGTGCTTCTGCTGTTCACCGTAGCCCATGGCCGGAAGCAGCGAACCGAGGTGCGGGAATTTCTCGAACGTGGCGCGAATCGACCCGACAGCATACGGACGCGGGTCAACCATTTCGGCGGCGCCGAACTGGCGGGAGGCAACAACACCGGCACCATAAGGCATTTCGCCGTGCGTGAGTGTCGGGCCATCCTCAACGACGAGCACGCGCTTTCCGCGAACCTGGTTGGGATCGACGACGCTAACGCGGCACGCGGTTTCAACCAGCGTGGCGTTCGGGTTGTAGAGCTTTACGTTGTCGCGGACCTTCTGAACGTCTTCCGGCTTCGCGGTATCAACCTTGTTGATAATCAGCACCTTGGCGCTGCGGAAGTTCACCTCGCCGGGGTAGTAGCGAAGCTCGTGCCCTGCGCGATGCGGATCAAGCACCACGATCTCTAGATTGGAGCGATAGAAGGGGGTGTCGTTGTTGCCGCCATCCCAAAGGACTACGTCGCCTTCCTGCTCTGCCTGGCGAATAATCTCTTCATAATCCACGCCGGCGTACACCGTAGTGCCTTCAGCAATGTGCGGCTCGTACTCTTCACGCTCTTCGATCGTGCAATCGTGAAGATCGAGGTCCTCAAGCTTGGCGAAACGTTGCGCGTGCTGCGCGGCCAGATTGCCGTACGGCATTGGGTGACGGATCACCACCGGATGCCAGCCAAGGCGGCGCAGTGCATCGGCTACGCGACGCGAAACAGGGCTCTTGCCGCAACCCGTGCGCACCGCACAGATGGACACGACCGGAACCTTCGACGGAATCTGCGTCTTTTGCGCGCCCAGCAATTCGAAATCAGCGCCAGCGGCGACGGCCCTGGAGGCCAGGTGCATCAGCGTGTCATACGACACATCCGAGTAAGAGAAGATGCAAACATCCACTTTGTGCTTGCGGATTATGTCTTCCATCTCTTTCTCTTCCAGGATCGGAATGCCGCCCGGATAAAGAGGACCTGCCAACTCAGGCGGATACTTCCGGCCGGCAATGTCGGGAATCTGGGTAGCGGTAAATGCCACGACCTGGAATTCTGGGTTGTGACGGAAGACTACGTTGAAATTATGGAAGTCTCTGCCTGCTGCTCCAAGAATCAATACTCTCTTCATAGATTGTCGAAGGCCCTCTACCCTCAAAAGAGGGGCGCCTTTCTCCTGCCAAAATGGTAGCAGGAATGGTGCATATACGGACGGTGAGGTTCGTCACAGACTAAAGTGAGCCAAAATAATCTCAAACATCATACAACCTAACGTCAAGAAAATTAGCTACTTACAACTTTTACGATGTGGCAAACAGGCAACAAAATGCATATACATACACGACATTGCATAGCGCAATGATTGGCGTGGTTTCTGAAAACGCATATACATTCCACCGCCGTATACGCCGATGACCGATGCTGCCGAAATTGGTTTAAGTTGGAGTTCAAACAGCTAGGAAATCTGCAGACCGCCTTGTTCTTCCATTCCTCATTCGCCGCAAAAAAGGATGAGTGACAGTCTCACGATGAGTCGGAGGTGACGTGATCTTCAATTTTTTGTCGTTCTGTGCGCAGCGACGCAATGGCGAGTTCGAAGGCCTTCTACGATCAAACCGCTATCTCCCAAAACGTCGAACCGAGTGCGAAGAGGCCACGGCCCGGTCTAGATGCCGAACGGCTTGTTCACCTCTCACCCTTTGGTGTGACTCCCATCACTTCGTGCTTGGAACATTCGAATGAGAATCGGGTAAGAGGCCGATAGGCGGGTTTTGCCGTTCCTGCCTGCGGCACTTCAGCCAAAGCGCTGGCAACTACTACAACCTGCGGTCGCAAGCTTCTGTAGTTACGTCCCTTGCGCGCCCCGGATGGTGGTTGCCGGTAGCCAGGAAAGAGGTAGCGATGGCACGAGGTTCCGTGTCAATTGTCGTGGAGCGGTGTAAGGCCTGCGGTTTCTGCGTTGAGTTTTGTCCGACCAAGGTCCTGTCGCTGTCGTCCGCATTCAACTCCAAGGGATACCATCCACCACACGTTGTTGCGCCCGAGAAATGCAGCGGCTGCGATCTGTGCGGAATGTATTGTCCGGATTTCGCAATTCATGGATTCAGAACAGACAAGAAGAAAGAAGAAGTAGCACCAGCGAAGGAGACGACCGATGAACGCTGATCCTCGCGGAGTCCTTACCGGCTCGCATTTTCTGGACGGCGATCACGCCGCCTGCGAAGGTGCACTCGCCGCGGGCGCACGCTTCGCAGCGGGATATCCGATCACGCCCTCGACCGAGGTGGTTGAGCGCTATGCCATGCGCGCTCCCAAAGTCGGTGGCACATTCATTCAGATGGAAGACGAGTTGGCGGCGTCCATCGCGATACAGGGCGCAGTGTGGGGCGGAGCCAAGGCTTTCACCGTAACGTCAGGCCCCGGTTTCTCGCTGATGATGGAACACATCGGCTACGCCGCGATGACCGAGACGCCATGCGTCTTTGTCGATGTGCAACGTGGCGGGCCCTCCACAGGCTTGCCGACTTTACCGGCGCAGGCGGACATGATGCAGGTTCGCTGGGGATCGCATGGCGATTACGAAATCATCGCGCTCTGCCCGAACTCGCCGCAGGAGTGCTTCGATCTGATGATCACGGCATTCAACATGTCGGAGAAGTATCGCGTGCCTACGTTCCTCATGATGGATGAAGTCGTTGGGCACATGACCGAAAAGGTTGTCATCCCTTCCGCTGATCAGATCTACGTGGAACCGCGTAATTTTACGGCGAAAGAACCGGCGGCATTCAAGGCGTACGAGGCTTGCGGAGAAGAGTGCGTTCCCGAGATGGTGATGGCTGGCGAGGGTTACAACATCCACGTCACAGGCCTCACGCACGACGAGCGCGGATATCCCAACATGACGCCTCCCGTGCAGGACACGCTGCTGAAACGGCTCGTCGGCAAGATTCGCGACAATGCCGACAAGATATGCCTGTACGAAGAGGCGGATACTGAAGGTGCGGATATCGTGGTGGTCTCCTACGGCATCACGTCGCGTGTTGCGCAGCGGGCGATCGACCTGGCACACGAGCAAGGCATCAAGGTAGGCAAGTTCCGACTCATCACCGCATGGCCCTTCCCTGAAAAGAAGATCGCCGAAATAGCAGGAAAGGTGAAAGCCCTTGTGGTTCCGGAACTGAACATGGGACAGATGGTACGTGAAGTAGAGCGTTGCGCTGGCGGCAAGGCAAAGGTGCTAGCTGTGCCGCACGCCGGCGGAAGCGTGCATCGTCCGGAAGACATTCTGAAAGCAATCGTGGAGGTGGCACGATGACGACGGTGCAGATTGAGAACGAAAACCCGGTTCAACCGTTTCTGCGCATGGACCGTATGCCGCATATCTGGTGTCCGGGATGCGGGATCGGAACGACCGTCAACTGTTTCACGCGTGCGCTGATCGAGTCGAAGGCCGACCTGTCGAAGGTCGCCGTCGTTTCGGGCATCGGCTGCACGGGCCGCGTCGCTGGGTACGTGAACCTCGATTCGTTCCACACCACGCACGGACGCGCGATTCCCTTCGCCACCGGCTTGAAACTGGCGAACCCCAAGTTGAACGTCGTAGTGTATTCCGGCGATGGCGACCTGTTCGCAATCGGCGGCAATCACCTCATCCACGCTGCCCGTCGCAACGTCGATCTAAAGGTCATCTGCGTGAACAACCTGATCTACGCGATGACCGGCGGACAGACTGCGCCGACGACTCCAGGGGCGGTCATCACTTCGACGTCGCCTTACGGCACGTACGATCCTTCATTCAACATTCCGCACCTGGTCGAAGCCGCGGGCGCGGTGTACGTCGCGCGCTGGACGACCTTCCATGTGCGTCAACTCGCGAAGTCCATGAACGAGATGTTCCAGAAGAAAGGCTTCGGCTTCATCGAAGTGCTTTCACCATGCCCCACGCTCTACCAGCGCCGCAACAAGATGGGCGATGGCCTGGACGCGATGAAGTTCTATAAGGAGCACAGCAAGGTGAAGCACGGGTGCCCGACCAGTGAAGTGAGTCTGACGAAGGCGGGCGAGATCATCGTCGGCAAGTTCGTCGATCGGGAGCGTCCGGAGTACAGTGACCTGATGCATGCGCACCTTCGCGAGCAACTGGGCGAAGCATACGTAGAGGCTGAGCAGGTGGAGATGGAGCACACGTTATGCAGCTAACTGAAATCCGTATCGCTGGATTCGGCGGACAGGGCGTCATTCTGGCCGCGATTGTGGTCGGAAAGGCCGCTTCCATCGTGGACGGCAAGTTCGCCACCATGACGCAGAACTTCGGCCCGGAAGCGCGCGGCGGAGCTTGCAGTGCGCAGCTTATTCTTTCGAGCACGCCGGTTCTCTATCCCTACGTCACCCGGCCTGATGTGATGGTCGTCATGTCGCAAGAGGCTTACGTGAAGTTCGCTCCGGAACTAAAGCCGGGCGGGCTGATGCTGATCGAGCAGGAACTTGTGCGTGTCTCGGATTTGTCGGAGGACACTCGCGTTTTCGGCATCCCGTCGACGCGCCTGGCAGAAGGTATTGGTAAGCGCATGGTTTCCAACATTGTGATGGTCGGCTTCTTCGGAGCCGCCACCGGCCTGCTTTCACAGGAGTCGCTGCGTAAAGCCGTGGAACAATCCGTGCCCTCGGCCTTCCGCGAACTCAACCTGAAGGCCTTCGATATCGGGTGGAACTATGGCGTGGAGCACGTACAGAACGGCACCACGTCGGGTCACGAAATGGAAGAGCTCGAAATGCGCGAGTAGCAGGTATCAAAAGACAGGGCACGCCATTGAGCACGCCCCTGATAAGAAGTGCTGTTTGTCCTACCCTGGCTCGAGAGTACGCCATGCTCTCGAGCCGTTTTTTTTGCGCGGATTCGTGACCCAGTCTGCCGCGCCCCCAAGGAATGCCGGTTCTACTGGCTGCGGAATAGTCCCTCTCTCGAAAACATTGCCGCTCAGTGCTGAAGCCGCTTTTCATTCACTTCGACTTACGGCGCGCCGGAAGGCATGCCCCTTCAGGTAATGCAGTTTTCAGCCGCCAGTTTAGCCTCTGAGGATTTGCAAAGCTCTTCACCATCTGCCAGGTTGCAAAGAAGACGGCACGAAGCCTCGGGCTTCGTGCCGGTACTGTTGTCAGAACTATCTAACTCGACTATGTGGAATAGTCCGCGTTGATGTGGACGTACTCCGCTGTGAGATCGCAGGTCAAAAACTCGACCTTGGCTCTTCCACGACCGAGCGAGATGCGAATGTCGTATTCCGGTTGCGACAGGTACTCATGCGCGGCGCGCTTGTCGAACTCCACTGCCATACCCCGGCGGCACACCAGCTGGTCTCCGAAGTAGATGCTGACCTTGGCTGGGTCAAGTTCGACGCCGGACGTGCCGGCAGCCGACAGTATCCTTCCCCAGTTCGGATCGCAACCTGCCCACGCAGTTTTTACCAGGGCTGAATTCGCAACCGCACGGGCGATTTGCCGTGCTTCCGCAAATGTGCGCGCTTGTTCGACGTGCAATCGCACCAGGTGCTTCGCGCCTTCTCCGTCGCGAACAACCTGTTCCGCCAGCGACGCGCAGACTTCCTGGAGCGCCAGCGCAAACTTCTTTCGCACTCCGGAATCGCGCAGTCTGCAACCGCTCATTCCACTCGCCAGCAGCAAAACCGTATCGTTGGTCGAGGTATCGCCGTCCACAGAAATACTGTTGAACGTAGTATCCGTGCTCGTTCGCAGCATGGCCGTCAACTCACGAGGAGTGGCATCCGCGTCCGTGAGGATGTAAGCCAGCATGGTCGCCATGTTCGGGTGAATCATGCCCGAGCCCTTCGCGACACCGGCAACTCGTACCTCTTTTCGTCCGATCTTAAGAACACGGCTTGCGGTTTTCGGACGCATATCGGTTGTCAGAATCGCTTCGGAGAAGGCTTTTAGTGCGGCTTCTCCTTCGCTTCGGGCGGCGAGCAAACTCGGCAGTGCGGTGACGATCTTTTCTGTTGGGAGCGGAACGCCGATGATGCCCGTCGAGGACGGGACAATGAATTGCGGCGCCGCTTCCACCAGCCTTCCGAGTTCAGCGCAAACTGCCTGGGCGGCGTTGAGACCCGGTTTGCCTGTCGCACAGTTTGCGTTTCCGGCATTCACGAGTACGGCCCGTACACGTCCCTGTGTCTCCGCCAGGTGGGCACGTCCGACTTGCACCGGCGCAGCCACAACGCGGTTGCGGGTGAAGACGGCTGCCGCGCTTGCTCCCATCGGCGCCTCAATCAGCGCGAGGTCGGGACGTCCGCTGGCCTTGATTCCCGCTTTTACGGCCGCGAACTGGAAGCCACGAGGTACAAGCAGTTCCTGCTGAGTCGAAATCATGCGTGCAGTTTCACCAGTCCGATCATGGGTTCCTCAAGAATCGCGAAGCCCGGAATTTCTCCACGAACCATCGCGATCTCATCGCAGTCGTGCAGTCTGGGACACTTCCGGCAGTCCTTCAATATCTTGTCGGGCAGGTCTTCCCGCCGCGCCTGCGAGAATCCCATACGTGCGAAGAACTCTGGGATGCGCGTAAAGAGGCACACGCAGGTAACGTGGTGCGACTCGGCCTCGGCTAACAGCGCATCGATCAATTTGCCCCCGGCTCCCCTTCCCTGCGCCTCCGTGTTTACGGCAATTGACCGCACCTCTGCCAGGTGTACGCCGTACAAATGCAGAGCGCCACAGCCGACAATCTCACCATGCTCCTCGACGACCACGAAGTCGCGCACGTTTTCGCAGATTTCAGCCAGACTACGTGGAAGGAGCAGAGTGCTGTTTTGCGAGAACGCGAGGATCAGCTCGTGGATTGCCTCGGCATCGGGAAGGATCGCCTTACGCGCTCGCATGTGCCACTCCCTTAAGCGCCGAAATTCGGCGGCGCACTTGCTCCAACGCGCGCTGAACCTGCGCGGGAGCGGTTCCACCCGCAACGTCGTGACAATTGAGCACGGATTGCAACGTGAGGTGCGAGTAGAAATCGTCCTCGAACTTCGGGCTTATTCCCTTCAGTTCGAGCAGCGATAGGTCTTGCAGTTCACACGCCCTCGCGAGACATACGCGTACTGCGCTGGCCACGAACTCATGCGCGTGACGGAAGGGCACTCCTTTTAAAACGAGGTACGTGGCCGCCGCCATCGCATTCATGAAGCTCGACTGCGCCGCGGCCTGCATCCTCTCAAGGTCGAATTCAACTTCGCGCATGAAGCCGAGCGCAACGCGTAGCATTCCGAGAGCAGTATCAGCCGCATCGAAGACGGGCTCCTGCGTCTCCTGCATGTCTTTGTTATAAGCGAGCGGCAATCCCTTCATGGCCGTCAGCAGCGTTGTTGCAGCGCCGATCAAGCGCGCCGACTTGCCACGCACCAATTCCAGCGAATCCGGATTCTGCTTCTGAGGCATCGCGCTGCTGCCGGTGGAGTAACGCTCCGGCAGGCGCACGAAGCCGTACTCCTGGGTGGCGAACAGAGTGAACTCCTCCGCCCAGCGGCTCAGGTGGACGCCGAAGATTGAGAGCACCTGTACGAACTCCAGCAGGAAGTCGCGATCGCTTGTTGCATCGATACTGTTTGCGGTCGGCGCAGCGAACCCAAGTTCATGCGCTACTGCCTCACGGTCCAGCGGCAGCGTGGCGCCGGCAATCGCGCCGGAACCCAACGGACACGCATCCAGCCGTTCCATGCAGGACGACAAGCGCGATGCATCGCGCAAAAACATTTCCGCATACGCAAGCAACCAGTGCGCAACCAACACGGGTTCGGCACGTTGCAGATGCGTGTAGGCCGGCATGGCCGCTTCGTCCGCCCTCCCTGCACGATTTGTGAATACCTCTGCAAGTTCGAGGGTCAGCCCGCGGATTGTTGAAGCCGTGGAGCGCACGTACAGGCGAAGGTCGGTTGCGATCTGTTCGTTGCGGCTGCGCCCAGAGTGCAGCTTGTACCCCGTGTCTCCGATAAACGCGACCAGGTGTTTCTCAACGAAGTGATGGATGTCCTCCGCCTCTTCATCGTGCATCAGGTCAGCTGGATTGCGTGCGATCTTCTCAAGACCTACTAGTACGGAGGCGTACTCTGTCGCGGAGAGTACGCCCAGTTTCTGCAGCGCCAACGCATGAGCGCGGCTCGCGGCCAGTTCCTCTCCGAGCAACCGCTTGTCAAAGGGAAACGAGCGCTGCCACTTCTCGAACTCCCCATCAAGAGGTTGCCGTATCCGGCCCGACCACATTTTCATTTCGCCACCTCGGCGCGCGCCAGCGCACGCGAGCGTGCCGGCAGTCCGAGGATGCGGATGAAACCGGCCGCGTCTTTCTGATCGTAGCTGGAGCCCATTGTGAACGACGACAAGTCAGTGCGATACAGGGAATAGTCCGACTCGCGGCTCAGTACCATGGCGTTGCCCTTGTACAGCCCAAGCTTCGCAGTTCCCGTCACTTCCTTCTGCGTCTCGGTGATGAAGGCGTCCAGGGCGTCGCGCAGGGGCGTGAACCATAGACCGAAGTACACCATCTCCGCGTACTTCAGCGCGATGTGCTGTTTGAAGTGCATAACCTCGCGATCGAGGCAGAGTGCTTCCAGTTCGCGATGTGCCGCCAGCAGCAGCGTTCCACCCGGCGTCTCATAGCAACCGCGCGACTTCATACCGACAAAGCGGTTCTCCACCAGGTCGATGCGACCTACGGCATTGCGTCCCGCAATCTCGTTCAGCAACTCCAGGAGTTGCACCGCCGGCAGCTCCATGCCGTTTACCGACACAGGCGTTCCCTGCTTGAAACCGATTTCTACTTCCTCAATGCGGTCGGGCGCGGTCTGCGGAGAGTTCGAAAGCTGCCACGTTGAGTCCAGCGGCGCGTTCGCCGGATCTTCCAGCTCTCCGCCCTCGTGGCTCACGTGCCAGAGATTGTGGTCGCGAGAGTGGATTTTCTCTCGGCTTACGGTAATCGGAATACCACGCTGCTCGGCGTAGTCGATGCAGTCCTCGCGCGACTTCAATTCCCACTCGCGCCACGGAGCGATGATTTCGAGCTCCGGCGCAAGCGCCTGGAAGGCGTGCTCGAAACGAACCTGGTCGTTGCCCTTACCAGTACACCCATGCGCGACGGCGTCTGCGCCCTCCGCAAGTGCGACTTCGACCTGTGCCTTCGCAATGACGGGGCGCGCAAGCGACGTACCCAGCATGTACTTGTGCTCGTAAACGGCTCCCGCCCGCAGAGCAGGCCACACGCAGGACGTCAGGAACTCCTCGCGCAGGTCGCGGATGACGACCTTCGATGCGCCGGTCGCGATGGCCTTCTGCGCAACAGCTTCCATGTCATCGCCCTGGCCTACATCACCGACCACGGCAATGACCTCGCACGCGTAGTTCTCTTTCAGCCATGGAATGATGATGGAGGTGTCCAGCCCTCCCGAATATGCAAGTGCGACTTTCTTAGGCATGTGCGCTCCTTTGTCCGGCACTGAATTCCCGCGACTCTATCGGCGGGAAGCGGCGCATGCCGCCACCCAGAAGAACAAGCAGAATGGCCTTTTGGATATGCAGGCGGTTCTCCGCCTGGTCGAACACAACAGAACTGGGTGAATCGATAACGGCGTCGGTGACTTCATCGCCGCGATGCGCCGGCAGGCAGTGCATGAAGATCGCGTTCGGCGAAGTCAGCGAGAACAGCTCCGCATTGACCTGAAATGGTGCAAAAATCTTGCTGCGCTCGGCGCTTTCCTCTTCCTGGCCCATGCTCGCCCAAACGTCCGTGTAGACCGCATCGGCCCCCGTGGCCGCATGCCTCGCGTCATTTGTTACCTCGATGGTCGCGCCCGTTAGCGCGGCAATCTCACGCGCCTGCTTCGTGACCACCTGGGCAGGCTCGTAACCCGCCGGTGTCGCCACAGCGATGTGGCTGCCAAGGCTCGCAGCTGCGAGCATCAGCGAGTGCGCGACGTTGTTCCCATCTCCGACGTAGGCAAGCTTGACCGTCCGCAGGTCGACAAATTTCTCCTGCAAGGTGAAGAAATCCGCTAGAGCCTGGCAGGGGTGTTCGTAGTCGCTGAGTGCGTTTACCACGGGAACGGAAGCATATTTTGCGATGCCGCTCACCGTCTCGTGATCGAACGTGCGCAGCACAATTCCGTGAATCCAACGTTCGAGATTGTGCGCAATATCGCTGAGCGGCTCCCGTGCAGCAAGGCGCGAGCGTGTCTGATCCACAAAGAACGACGTGCCCCCCATAGAGGCGATTCCCGCCTCGAAGGTGATACGCGTTCGCAGCGATGGCTTTTCAAAGAACATAGCGATCTGCTTGCCTGACAGCACACCGCGGAAGTCTTCAGGACGCGCCTTCATCAGCGCTGTCAGGTCCAGTACGGCCTTCACTTCCGCAGGAGAGAAGTCGGAAATCGAGATCAGGTCGCGCGAGACAAACGGAACCTGCGCTCCAGCCGGGGCACACATTGGGCTCTCGCCCACACTGCTTTTGCTCATTACTTTGCCTTTCCCATAGTTTTGCGCTTGGTTTTGCGCGCCAACGACTTTTTGCCTGTGCAGGAGGTCAATACGGAGTCGAGCGCCTTTACTACTTGATCTACATGCTTGGAGGTGATGATGAACGGCGGCAGGAACCGCAGCGTGGTGTCATGCGTGCGATTGATGATGATGCCGAGTTCCAGCATCTTCGCTACGACGCTCTTTGCCAGGTCGGCATCGGAAACCTCGACGCCCAGCATAAGCCCGACTCCACGTATGTCCTGAATCACCGCGTGACGCTGGTCGAGTTCCTGCAACCGCTCGCGGAAGTACTCGCCTGTTTTCGTAACGTGCGCCAGCAGCTTCTCGGATTTGAGCGTGTCAAGGTAAGCGATGGCCACTGCACATGCGAGCGGACCGCCCCCAAAGGTCGTCCCGTGCATCCCCGGATGGAACGCCTTCGACACTACCTCCGTGGTCAGAATCGCTCCGAGCGGCAATCCCGCGGCAAGCGGCTTGGCGACCGTGACGATGTCAGGCCGCACGCCGTAATGCTGGTAGGCGAACATCCTTCCAGTGCGGCCAAGCCCGCATTGAATCTCATCGAGAATGAGCACCGCGCCAGATTTGTTGCAGAGCGCACGCGCCGCATTCAGGAATTCCGCACTGACTGGACGGATTCCGCCTTCGCCCTGAATCGTCTCCAGCGTGATGGCACAAACCGTTGAGTCGAACTTTGCTTGCAGATCTGCAACGTCGTTGAGGCGGACGAAGCGAACACCGGGCACGCCAGGAGCAAACGGCTTGCGATACTTCGGTTGCCCCGTAGTCGCCAGCGAACCGAACGTGCGCCCGTGGAACGAGTTCTCCATGGCGAGCACGCGCCACTTCGGCTTGCTGCCTCGCTTGCTCACGTGCCCGGCGTATGCGCGCGCCAGTTTCAGCGCGCCTTCCCATGCCTCAGTGCCACTGTTGCAGAAGAATACGCGATCGAGTCCGGAGGCCTTCGTCAGGCGCTCGGCCAGCGCGGACTGGTAATCATGGAAGAACAGGTTTGAAACATGCACCAGCTTGCCGGCCTGTTGAACAAGCGCCTTGCGAATTGCTGGATGGTTATAGCCGAGCGCATTCACGCCAATGCCGCTCAGGAAGTCGAGATAGCGCTTCCCTTCCGAGTTGTAGAGGTAAACGCCTTGTCCCCTCTTCAACAGCAAGGGGTGGCGATCGTAGGTAGGCAGAAGCAACGCTGCTTCAGCCTTCTGAACCGAGGCAACGCTCACTGAACCATGACCTCCGTACCGAATTCGATCTTCTCGTAATAGAAATCCGGCAGCGCTGCAACCTCGGCCGCCGGGAGTATGCGCACACGATGCACGCCCAAACGCAAAGCATCCTGGCACGCCTGCAACTTCGGCAGCATGCCTCCGCGAATGACCGAGTCGCGCACGAGCCCGGGAATCTGCTGCACGGCAAGCCAGCGGATCACGGTGCCATCCGCACCCTTCACACCCGGGACATCGGTCAGGAACACCAGCGTGTCTGCCATGCAGCCAGACGCGCACGCCGACGCCATCTGGTCGGCATTCACGTTGTAGTACTCGCCGTCTGAGCCCAGCGCGATGCTGGAAATCACGGGTATGCCGCCGTTCGACCAGATCGCGTCAATCCACCGAGGATCGACGGCCGAGATCTCGCCGACGTAGCCCAGGTCGCAACCTTCCGTCTTCTTTTTGCGAGCCGAGAACACCAGTCCATCGCCACCGCAGATGCCCATTGCCGCCTGCCCCTCGGCAGCAATCGCCGCAACGAGCAGCTTGTTCACGCGTCCGCCCAGCACCATCAGGGCTACGTCGCGTGTCTCGCTGTCCGTGACTCGGAGTCCGTTGATGAACTCGCTTTGTTTGCCAAGTTGCGCAAGCGTGCGCGTAAGCGCCGCACCACCACCGTGAACAACAGCAACCTTGTGTCCCTCTTCCGCCAACTCGGCGATGGCCTTGGCGCACTTCTTCAGCAGAACCTTGTCATCCAGCGCCGCGCCGCCAATCTTTACGACGATCTTCATTGCAATCCCTCTCGCTCACTCCAGCCATACATCACGTTCATGTTTTGCACGGCCTGTCCGGCTGCGCCTTTTACGAGATTGTCGAGGCATGACACCAGGACCAATCGTCGTCGGTCTGGCGCGAGTGAGAAGCCGACATCGCAATAATTAGTACGCAAGGAAAACTGGATCTGCGGCAGCTTGCCTGCGCCGAAAACGCGCACCCACGGGCTGCCCTTGTAGAACTCGTTAAAACAGCTTTCGATTCCGGTCTCTTCCGCCGGTCGGGTCAGCCGAAGATAGATGGTGGAAAGAATGCCGCGCGGGATAGGAAGCAGGTGCGGCGTGAAGATCAGGTCAGCCGGACACAGCCCAAGCTGCTCCAGGATTTCTCCGGTGTGCCGGTGTCCGAAGACGGAGTAGGCAGAAAGGTTTTGCGCCACTTCGACAAAATGGGTTTTAGGCGTCGGCTTCTTGCCCGCGCCGGAGACGCCC
Above is a genomic segment from Clostridia bacterium containing:
- a CDS encoding cyclic 2,3-diphosphoglycerate synthase; amino-acid sequence: MKRVLILGAAGRDFHNFNVVFRHNPEFQVVAFTATQIPDIAGRKYPPELAGPLYPGGIPILEEKEMEDIIRKHKVDVCIFSYSDVSYDTLMHLASRAVAAGADFELLGAQKTQIPSKVPVVSICAVRTGCGKSPVSRRVADALRRLGWHPVVIRHPMPYGNLAAQHAQRFAKLEDLDLHDCTIEEREEYEPHIAEGTTVYAGVDYEEIIRQAEQEGDVVLWDGGNNDTPFYRSNLEIVVLDPHRAGHELRYYPGEVNFRSAKVLIINKVDTAKPEDVQKVRDNVKLYNPNATLVETACRVSVVDPNQVRGKRVLVVEDGPTLTHGEMPYGAGVVASRQFGAAEMVDPRPYAVGSIRATFEKFPHLGSLLPAMGYGEQQKHELEETIKRVPCDLVLVATPIDLARTIKIEKPSLRVRYEAEELTHPDITEILAEFTKKNKPSPVEAASK
- a CDS encoding 2-oxoacid:acceptor oxidoreductase subunit alpha translates to MNADPRGVLTGSHFLDGDHAACEGALAAGARFAAGYPITPSTEVVERYAMRAPKVGGTFIQMEDELAASIAIQGAVWGGAKAFTVTSGPGFSLMMEHIGYAAMTETPCVFVDVQRGGPSTGLPTLPAQADMMQVRWGSHGDYEIIALCPNSPQECFDLMITAFNMSEKYRVPTFLMMDEVVGHMTEKVVIPSADQIYVEPRNFTAKEPAAFKAYEACGEECVPEMVMAGEGYNIHVTGLTHDERGYPNMTPPVQDTLLKRLVGKIRDNADKICLYEEADTEGADIVVVSYGITSRVAQRAIDLAHEQGIKVGKFRLITAWPFPEKKIAEIAGKVKALVVPELNMGQMVREVERCAGGKAKVLAVPHAGGSVHRPEDILKAIVEVAR
- a CDS encoding 2-oxoacid:acceptor oxidoreductase family protein, which translates into the protein MQLTEIRIAGFGGQGVILAAIVVGKAASIVDGKFATMTQNFGPEARGGACSAQLILSSTPVLYPYVTRPDVMVVMSQEAYVKFAPELKPGGLMLIEQELVRVSDLSEDTRVFGIPSTRLAEGIGKRMVSNIVMVGFFGAATGLLSQESLRKAVEQSVPSAFRELNLKAFDIGWNYGVEHVQNGTTSGHEMEELEMRE
- a CDS encoding 2-oxoacid:ferredoxin oxidoreductase subunit beta, which translates into the protein MTTVQIENENPVQPFLRMDRMPHIWCPGCGIGTTVNCFTRALIESKADLSKVAVVSGIGCTGRVAGYVNLDSFHTTHGRAIPFATGLKLANPKLNVVVYSGDGDLFAIGGNHLIHAARRNVDLKVICVNNLIYAMTGGQTAPTTPGAVITSTSPYGTYDPSFNIPHLVEAAGAVYVARWTTFHVRQLAKSMNEMFQKKGFGFIEVLSPCPTLYQRRNKMGDGLDAMKFYKEHSKVKHGCPTSEVSLTKAGEIIVGKFVDRERPEYSDLMHAHLREQLGEAYVEAEQVEMEHTLCS
- a CDS encoding 4Fe-4S binding protein gives rise to the protein MARGSVSIVVERCKACGFCVEFCPTKVLSLSSAFNSKGYHPPHVVAPEKCSGCDLCGMYCPDFAIHGFRTDKKKEEVAPAKETTDER
- the argF gene encoding ornithine carbamoyltransferase, with product MTSTDFLSIRDFTPQEIQHFLDVASRIKANPAAYTSALKGKTLAMIFEKPSLRTRVTFDVGIQQLGGFSIYLSPAEINLGKRESVYDVAKNLERMVQGIMIRTFAHNIVERMAEYASVPIFNALTDYSHPCQAMADYLTILEVKGKISGLKVAYVGDGNNVAHSLMFAGAQLGAHVWIATPDGYEPDIAATKWARERGSESGGTCTITNDPAEAAAGADVIYTDVWASMGQEAEAEKRRQIFLPYQVNGKLFARAKDNAIFMHCLPAHRGDEVTDEVIDSPRSVVFQEAENRLHAQKAILVELMKDVEIKARPSVEFREPALVK